agacagagagtgagaaagagagtgaggcagagggagagagagagagtgagacagagaggagacagagagagagaatgtgaaagagagagagacagaaggtgaaaaagagggagacacagacagagagagagagagagagggggagagagagagagagagacagacagagagagagagagagagggggagagagcgagagagagacagacagacagaaagagagagggggacagatagtgagacagagagggaggggggagagagagagagaggggcagagaaagagagacagacagagagagagagagagagaggggagagagagaacgtgagagAGGTGAgaagcggagaggtttagggagcatCTGACATggctgtcactgaagcacagaaCATCAGAAATGAGATGGTACCGCGGCTGTGGGGTAATGGGTCTCTCTTTCATGCCTCGGAGTCAGATGGTCATGGATTCGattccccactccagagactcgaaccccataatccaggctgacgctTCCAGTGTCaacactgagggagcaccgcactgtcggagggtcagtactgagggagtgccgcactgtcacagggtcagtactgagggagtgccgcactgtcggagggtcagtactgagggagtgccgcactgtcggagggtcagtactgagggagtgccgcactgtcggagggtcagtactgagggagtgccgcactgtcacagggtcagtccaacagtgtggcactccatcagtactgacctccgacagtgcggcgctcctttaGACTGGATCCCTCAGCCTGGATCCCTCAGCCTGGGTAACaggctcaagcctctggagtggggcctcgagcccacaactttctgactccgCGGCCTGAGCGCGGGCACCCCCCTGGAGCCCCAGCGCtgtgcacccccaccaccccccgccctcgTGTTCGGAGCGGTACCGGCGCCGGCCCCTCTGTCACCCACCTGCGTTTCCGGGCCGCGTCCCCCAACAGGCCCCTGAAGACGTAGTCCTCAAAGTCCTCGACGGCATCGTCATCTCCGAACACCTTCTCCGCTATTTCCTCGATGTAGTCGTCCAGGTCGTCGAGGAAGTCGCCGAACCTCATCCGCTGGTGGACGAAGACGCCATCTTCGAAGAAGGGGCCGACCAGCTGCCGGAGCTCGTCGCCCCAGGACCCCCCGAGCCCGGAGCTCCGGATGTAATCGTTCAGCAGCCCGAGGAACTGCTCGGCCCTGACCGGCTCGAGGGCCACGTCGAAGAGGTCCACGCCCTCCTGGCGGGCACAGCTGCCCACGTCCGCGCAGCCTACTGGAACGCCGTAGCGATGCTTCGGGCGCATCAATAGCTTGTCCTTCTTCCAGAACTTATTGTGCTGGTGGTGGCGGTGCTCGCCCTGGCTGTCCCGCCTCTTCCCCTCATCCCTCTTCCGGTGCTTCTCCGTCTCTTTCCGCCTCTTGTGCTCTTTGGCCTTCACGTCTTCCTCCGCCCGCTTGCCGCCCTCGGGTTTCCTCGGGTGCCCCTTCTGGCCCCTCGGCCAGTCTCGCCGCTCCCCGCCCTCTCCTCCTCCGCCCTCCCAGGCCTTCCCCGCGCTCTCCCTCCACGCTCTGTCTCCGGCAGCCCTCCCCTGGCCCCCGCCCGCCGGGGGGTCTCCCTGGGCCGTGGGCTCGGCGGGGGCGGCGAGGGGAGCGCCTGGGCCTTGCTCCCGCGTGGCGTCCGAGACAGGGGCGTCCGAGACCGGGGCGTCCGCGTCCACTGCCTCCTCCCCGCGCGGCTCCGTGGCGTTGGGCGAGGGCTCGTTCGGGCGGCCGGTTTGGCCTTCGGCCTCCTGCCAGTCGCCTGCGCCCGGCTCGGCCTCCTTCGCTTTCTTCCTCTTCTCCCTGGGCGTCCCGTAGACCTTCTCCCAGATTTCCGAGCGCTCCAGCTCGAAggccagcctctgctccatctcctccagcccctccaggATGGCCGGGGTCTCGAGGGCTACCCCGAGGGCGCTGACCCGCTCGATCAGACTCTCCAGGGCCTGCCTCATGGAGGCGACGATGCCTCGCTGCTTGTCCAGCTCCTGGCGCAGCATCAGGGCCTCGGCCGCCAGGTTCTCCCTCTGGGCCAGGAGCCTCTCCACGCTCCTCCCGTCCGCAGGCTGACCCTCGCCGGGCCGGGCACGGGCTCCCTGCGCCGCGTCCAGCCTCTCCCGCAGGCCCCGCAGCTCCCCCTGCAGGGCCGACAGCGCGCCCTCCTCGTGGGACAGGTGCTCGGTCAGGCGCTGGGCCAGCTGCCTCAGGCTCTGCTGCGACTCCACCGGCAGCCGCTCTCCACTCGCCCTCAGCAAACCCTCCAGCTCATCCCTCTGCCCCTGGCCAGGTCAAAACACAACAAAGCAAGGAGGCAAAGTCAGTTCGGCTGTCGTTACCccagctcagaaacaggccattcggcccctccgcTCC
This portion of the Carcharodon carcharias isolate sCarCar2 chromosome 36 unlocalized genomic scaffold, sCarCar2.pri SUPER_36_unloc_1, whole genome shotgun sequence genome encodes:
- the LOC121274294 gene encoding pre-B-cell leukemia transcription factor-interacting protein 1-like isoform X2, with the translated sequence MAPDKFRPRAARSPSSIQSRFLMDVGMSSDPNGAPTSVQAPLAGTEESAVGARLDGMDQGSEITDLPEDRDSPPSLREHQEGLTVETSLVGPGETEPAQQASTPEEVSGDRGSSSSAAGSDESQIWEEPTEGGEQPGDQLPHTQPVEMDVEEIGSESLQDEVTGLRKRQLPETPAGKPAPRVPVAVTDEDDSGGITLNKCLLVALLLVGVGFGIFDPEGEEPEAGPLYKREVDGHLPGDLEFPTSDQAWIADTAEGAPSAMISLSALLEKLASENQQIRKMHVDLQGQRDELEGLLRASGERLPVESQQSLRQLAQRLTEHLSHEEGALSALQGELRGLRERLDAAQGARARPGEGQPADGRSVERLLAQRENLAAEALMLRQELDKQRGIVASMRQALESLIERVSALGVALETPAILEGLEEMEQRLAFELERSEIWEKVYGTPREKRKKAKEAEPGAGDWQEAEGQTGRPNEPSPNATEPRGEEAVDADAPVSDAPVSDATREQGPGAPLAAPAEPTAQGDPPAGGGQGRAAGDRAWRESAGKAWEGGGGEGGERRDWPRGQKGHPRKPEGGKRAEEDVKAKEHKRRKETEKHRKRDEGKRRDSQGEHRHHQHNKFWKKDKLLMRPKHRYGVPVGCADVGSCARQEGVDLFDVALEPVRAEQFLGLLNDYIRSSGLGGSWGDELRQLVGPFFEDGVFVHQRMRFGDFLDDLDDYIEEIAEKVFGDDDAVEDFEDYVFRGLLGDAARKRRSTKKDKRKNVERERKDQEGSRAARDSNHHRHKEWDSQWRPMKSRAEDKGKTQLET
- the LOC121274294 gene encoding pre-B-cell leukemia transcription factor-interacting protein 1-like isoform X1, translated to MAPDKFRPRAARSPSSIQSRFLMDVGMSSDPNGAPTSVQAPLAGTEESAVGARLDGMDQGSEITDLPEDRDSPPSLREHQEGLTVETSLVGPGETEPAQQASTPEEVSGDRGSSSSAAGSDESQIWEEPTEGGEQPGDQLPHTQPVEMDVEEIGSESLQDEVTGLRKRQLPETPAGKPAPRVPVAVTDEDDSGGITLNKCLLVALLLVGVGFGIFGSFSHLEPDPEGEEPEAGPLYKREVDGHLPGDLEFPTSDQAWIADTAEGAPSAMISLSALLEKLASENQQIRKMHVDLQGQRDELEGLLRASGERLPVESQQSLRQLAQRLTEHLSHEEGALSALQGELRGLRERLDAAQGARARPGEGQPADGRSVERLLAQRENLAAEALMLRQELDKQRGIVASMRQALESLIERVSALGVALETPAILEGLEEMEQRLAFELERSEIWEKVYGTPREKRKKAKEAEPGAGDWQEAEGQTGRPNEPSPNATEPRGEEAVDADAPVSDAPVSDATREQGPGAPLAAPAEPTAQGDPPAGGGQGRAAGDRAWRESAGKAWEGGGGEGGERRDWPRGQKGHPRKPEGGKRAEEDVKAKEHKRRKETEKHRKRDEGKRRDSQGEHRHHQHNKFWKKDKLLMRPKHRYGVPVGCADVGSCARQEGVDLFDVALEPVRAEQFLGLLNDYIRSSGLGGSWGDELRQLVGPFFEDGVFVHQRMRFGDFLDDLDDYIEEIAEKVFGDDDAVEDFEDYVFRGLLGDAARKRRSTKKDKRKNVERERKDQEGSRAARDSNHHRHKEWDSQWRPMKSRAEDKGKTQLET
- the LOC121274294 gene encoding pre-B-cell leukemia transcription factor-interacting protein 1-like isoform X3 encodes the protein MDVGMSSDPNGAPTSVQAPLAGTEESAVGARLDGMDQGSEITDLPEDRDSPPSLREHQEGLTVETSLVGPGETEPAQQASTPEEVSGDRGSSSSAAGSDESQIWEEPTEGGEQPGDQLPHTQPVEMDVEEIGSESLQDEVTGLRKRQLPETPAGKPAPRVPVAVTDEDDSGGITLNKCLLVALLLVGVGFGIFGSFSHLEPDPEGEEPEAGPLYKREVDGHLPGDLEFPTSDQAWIADTAEGAPSAMISLSALLEKLASENQQIRKMHVDLQGQRDELEGLLRASGERLPVESQQSLRQLAQRLTEHLSHEEGALSALQGELRGLRERLDAAQGARARPGEGQPADGRSVERLLAQRENLAAEALMLRQELDKQRGIVASMRQALESLIERVSALGVALETPAILEGLEEMEQRLAFELERSEIWEKVYGTPREKRKKAKEAEPGAGDWQEAEGQTGRPNEPSPNATEPRGEEAVDADAPVSDAPVSDATREQGPGAPLAAPAEPTAQGDPPAGGGQGRAAGDRAWRESAGKAWEGGGGEGGERRDWPRGQKGHPRKPEGGKRAEEDVKAKEHKRRKETEKHRKRDEGKRRDSQGEHRHHQHNKFWKKDKLLMRPKHRYGVPVGCADVGSCARQEGVDLFDVALEPVRAEQFLGLLNDYIRSSGLGGSWGDELRQLVGPFFEDGVFVHQRMRFGDFLDDLDDYIEEIAEKVFGDDDAVEDFEDYVFRGLLGDAARKRRSTKKDKRKNVERERKDQEGSRAARDSNHHRHKEWDSQWRPMKSRAEDKGKTQLET